Genomic segment of Streptomyces longhuiensis:
ACGGCGGCTGTGCGCGGAGTCGTACGGTCGGTGGGGTCCGGGTGCACGGCCTTCGCGCCGAGCGCGCGGACCTTGCCGGCGGTGTCGGCGCCTTCGAGGGTCGTCAGGTCGATCATCGAGATCGCCAGGTCGATGGCGTACGCCTTGGCCGTCGTCTTGATCGACCGCGTGCCGAGGGACGCGGCGCGAGCCTCCAGGCCGACCGTGTCGACGCCGGGCAGCCCGTGAAGGAAGCGACGCAGCGAACGGTCCGAGGCGACCGCGTCGGCGAATGCGGGTGCGGGTGCAGTGGGCATGGTCACGAGGGGAGCATATCTACGCGCGTAGCTGCTGTACAGGGGGAGGGGTGAGTGGTGGGTCTCTGTGCGGGGTTCCGGTGCGGGGTTCCGTGCGGGTGCGGGTGCGGGTGCGGGTGCGTGGGGCGGGCGTGCGGGGCTGGTGCGGGTGCGTAGGGCGGGCGTGCGGTGCGGGCGTTGTGATTTCCAGTGCCGGCTCGGCGTGGGGCGCTGCCGGTTGTCTTTTGGGTGCGGGGCCGCGGGGGCATGTACGTGCTCGCTGTTCTACGGGTGCACGGTGGCTGGCTGATTGCCCGTACGTGGTGCTGGTGGCTGCGCGCGCACATGCCCCCACGTCCCCTCCCGTCTCGTCGGCGTCTCGCGGGCGGTGGGGCTTGCCGCCTGCCTTCCGGGGCTCGTCTCGTGCGGGGCTGTTCGGTTGGTGGAGCTCGGTGCCTGTCTGCTGGGTCTTGTTTTGTACGCGGCTGTCCGTTCGGTGGGGAACCAGGTGCTGACGGGGCCTCTGTGGTTGTTCTCAGGCCGTAATCAACGTTCTTCCCGGCTTCAGGCATCATCGGAGTATGAAGACCCCGGACTCCCAGCCCTCCGTCACGGAACCCGTGGCGGCGGAGCGGGCCTACCGTTCTCCCGCCGGTATCGCAGGTGGCGTCCTGCTGCTCGTGATGGGGGCCTGGCTCGGTTTCGACGCCCTGGTCAACGGCGACGCTCGCACCGCCTGGCTGGCCGTCGCGGTGCTGATTCTCGTCGTGCCGCTCGTCGTCGCGTTCACGATCCGGCCCGCGGTGTACGCGAATGAGGACCGGCTGCGCGTCCGTAATCCGTTCCGTGTGATCACCCTGCCCTGGGCTTCCGTCGCCGATCTGCGCGCCAGCTACTCCAGCGAGGTGTTCACCGAGGGCGGGGACAAGTACCAGCTCTGGGCCATCCCGGTGTCCATGCGCGCCCGTAAGAAGGCCAACCGGCGCACGGGTGGGCGTAAGGACAAGAGCCTGAACGGGGCCGCCGATTTCGTGCCGCGCAAGGCCGCCGGAGATCAGTCGTTGGACGAGATCCGCGAGCTGGCCCGGGACCGTGCCGACAAGCCGTCCGCGCAGGGCGAGCCGTCGATCCGCTGGGCCTACGAGATCATTGCGCCCGCGGTTGTGGGAGCGGTGCTGATGGCCGTTCTGCTCTTGATCGGTTGAGCTCAGGTACGCGAAAGGCCGGGGTCGGTTTCGACCCCGGCCTTTTTTGGTTCTAGATGCCTGCCGCCGTCGACAGGTCCCGCTTGATCGCGTTCAGTACCCGCGTGCCCTCCGCTCGGGCCGAGGCGAGGTCCGCGTGTGCTTCCACGGGGATCACCGCCTCCAAGTAGCACTTGAGCTTGGGCTCCGTGCCGCTCGGGCGGACGATGACCCGGGCTCGGTACTCGCCGTCCAGCGTGTAGCGCAGGCCGTCCGTCGGCGGGAGCGTGGCCGTGCCCTGGGTGAGGTCCTCCGCCTGCGCCACCCGGAGTCCTGCCAGTTCGGTCGGCGGTGTCCCGCGGAGCGCGGCCATCGCCTCGGTGATGATCGCGAGGTCCTCCACCCGTACCGACAGCTGGTCCGTCGCGTGCAGGCCGTGGGCCACCGCCAGGTCGTCCAGCGCGTCCAGCAGGGTGCGGCCCTGTTCCTTGAGCGTCGACGCCAGCTCGGTGACCAGCAGCGCCGCCGTGATGCCGTCCTTGTCCCGTACGCCCTCGGGGTCCACGCAGTAGCCGAGCGCCTCCTCGTAGCCGTAGCGCAGGCCGTCCACCCGGGCGATCCACTTGAAGCCCGTCAGGGTCTCCTCGTAGGGGAGGCCGGCCTTTTCGGCGATCCGGCCCAGGAGCGAGGACGACACGATCGACTCCGCGAAAACGCCCCTTGCTCCGCGCGCCACCAGGTGGGCCGCCAGCAGCGCGCCCACCTCGTCGCCTCGCAGCATTCGCCAGTCTTCGTTCTCTTTCACGGCCACTGCGCAGCGGTCCGCGTCCGGGTCGTTCGCGATGATCAGATCGGGGTTCGCGATCCGGGCTGCCGCGAAGGACAGGTCCATCGCGCCCGGTTCCTCCGGGTTCGGGAACGCCACCGTCGGGAAGTCCGGGTCCGGCTCCGCCTGCTCGGTCACGAGGACGGGCTCGGGGAAGCCCGCTCGTGCGAACGCGGCGAGCAGGGTGTCCTTGCCGACGCCGTGCATCGCCGTGTAGACCGTGCGCGCCGTGCGGGGGGAGTCCGGGGCCAGGACCGCGTCCGTGCGGGCCAGGTAGGCCTCCAGAACGTCCTCGTCGAGCGTTTCCCAGCCGGAGTCCGGGCGGGGTACGTCGTGGAGGGCGCGGATCGCTGCGATCTCGGCCGCGATCTCGGCGTCCGCGGGCGGCACGATCTGGGAGCCGTCGCCGAGGTAGACCTTGTAGCCGTTGTCGCGGGGCGGGTTGTGGCTGGCCGTGACCTCCACGCCCGCGACCGCGCCCAGGTGCCGTATGGCGAAGGCGAGGACCGGGGTGGGCAGCGGGCGCGGCAGCACCGCGGCGCGCAGACCGGCGCCCGTCATGACGGCCGCCGTGTCCCGCGCGAAGTCCGCCGACTTGTGGCGCGCGTCGTACCCGACGACGACGAGCCCGCCCGCCTCGCCCTTGCTCTTGAGATACGCGGCGAGGCCGGCCGCCGCACGGATGACCACGGAGCGGTTCATCCGCATGGGTCCCGCGCCGAGCTCGCCGCGCAGACCCGCGGTGCCGAACTGGAGCGTGCCGGCGAAGCGCTCGGCGAGCGCCTTGGTGTCGGCGCTCTCGATGAGCTTCGCCAGCTCCTCGCGGGTCTCCGGGTCGGGGTCCTCGGCCAGCCAGGCCTCGGCCCTGGCGAGCAGTTCGGTGTCCTGCAAGGTCACGTTCGTCCAGCCTCTCGCGTGTCTCTACGGGATCAGATGCGGCCCAGGACCTTGCCCAGGAGCTCGCCCATGCGGGTGGCGGAGTCGCGGCCGGCCTGGAGCACCTCTTCGTGGTTGAGGGGCTCGCCCGTCATGCCCGCCGCCAGGTTCGTGACGAGGGAGATGCCGAGCACCTCGGCGCCCGCCTCGCGGGCCGCGATGGCCTCGAGGACGGTCGACATGCCGACGAGGTCCGCGCCGATGGTGCGGGCCATGCGGATCTCGGCCGGCGTCTCGTAGTGCGGGCCGGGGAACTGCGCGTAGACGCCCTCCTCGAGGGAGGGGTCGATCTCCTTGCACAGGGCGCGCAGGCGCGGGGAGTACAGGTCGGTGAGGTCGACGAAGTTCGCGCCGACGATCGGCGACGTCGCCGTCAGGTTCAGGTGGTCGCTGATCAGGACCGGCTGACCGGGGCGCATGCCCTCGCGCAGGCCGCCGCAGCCGTTGGTCAGGACGATGGTCTTGCAGCCCGCGGCGACGGCGGTACGGACGCCGTGCGCGACGGACGCGACACCGCGGCCCTCGTAGTAGTGCGTGCGGCCGAGGAAGACGAGGGTGCGCTTGTCACCGATCTTGTACGAGCGGATCTTTCCGCCGTGGCCCTCGACGGCCGGCGGCGGGAAACCGGGCAGTTCGGTGACGGGGAACTCGGCCTCGGGGGTGCCGAGGGCGTCCACGGCCGGTGCCCAGCCGGAGCCCATCACGAGGGCGACGTCGTGGGTGTCGGCGCCGGTGAGCTCGCGCAGGCGCGTGGCGGCGGCGTCGGCGGCGACCCGGGGATCGAATCCGGCGGCGCCCTGGATGTTGTCCGGAGTAACAGATGCGTTCACGCGATCGAGGGTAGCCGGTTCGGTCCTACGCGCGTAGATGACAGACCTCACGGGAATGGGATCGTTGTCTTGTCGTTTCCGACGAAGCCCGCTCAGCAGGGGCGCTTGCGCAGTTCCATCACGTAGTCGTGCGGGGCTCCGGCCGACTCCGCCGCGTCCGCCAGCTCGCCGAGATAGCGGGCGGAGGGGAAGCCGCCCTCGTACCCGTTGAGCACGTACACCCAGGCGGGTTCCTCGCCCTCCAGCGTGTCCACGCGCACGCGCATGCGCCGGTAGATGTCCAGCCCCACGCCCTCCCAGCGGTCCATGGAGTCCTCGTCCATCGGCGCGATGTCGTAGAGCGCGACGAAGACCTGCGAGCGGGGCGCCTCGACGAGGGTCGCGAGCGCGCCTTCCCAGCCCATGTGCTCGCCCCCGAACGTCAGCCGCCAGCCGCTGAGCCAGCCCGTCGCGCGCATCGGCGAGTGCGGTGCGCGGCGCGTCATCAGCCGCGCGTCGAGATTGCCGGCGTATGCGGCGTAGAGCGACATGTGGTCGAGGGTACGGCAGGTGTGGCCGGGGTCTCTCCTGCGACGGGAGCCCCTCCGACGTGGGACGCGCACGGACGGAGGCCCCCGGGGCGAAAGCACTTGAAGCGTGCGGGACAATGGAGTACGTGACTCGGATCGTGATCATCGGTGGCGGACCTGGCGGATATGAGGCGGCCCTCGTGGCTGCCCAGCTCGGCGCGGAGGTGACCGTCGTCGACTGCGACGGCCTGGGCGGGGCGTCGGTGCTCACCGACTGCGTCCCGTCCAAGACCCTGATCGCGACGGCCGAGGTGATGACCACCTTCGACTCGTCGTACGAGGAGCTGGGGATCATCGTCGCCGATGACACCCCGCACATCGACAGCCCCGCGCGGGTCGTCGGTGTGGACCTCGGCAAGGTCAACCGGCGTGTGAAGCGCCTCGCGCTCGCCCAGTCCCACGACATCACGGCGTCCGTCACCCGGGCCGGCGCCCGCGTGATGCGCGGCCGCGGCCGCCTGGAGGGCCAGCAGGCCGCCGACGGCTCCCGCAAGGTCGTCGTGCGCACCGCCGACGGCACCGAGGAGACCCTCACCGCCGACGCCGTCCTGATCGCCACCGGCGGTCACCCGCGCGAGGTGCCCGACGCCCAGCCCGACGGCGAGCGCATCCTCAACTGGACCCAGGTCTACGACCTCGACGAACTCCCCGAAGAGCTCATCGTGGTCGGTTCCGGTGTCACCGGCGCCGAGTTCGCCGGCGCCTACCAGGCCCTCGGGTCGAGGGTGACG
This window contains:
- a CDS encoding phospho-sugar mutase encodes the protein MQDTELLARAEAWLAEDPDPETREELAKLIESADTKALAERFAGTLQFGTAGLRGELGAGPMRMNRSVVIRAAAGLAAYLKSKGEAGGLVVVGYDARHKSADFARDTAAVMTGAGLRAAVLPRPLPTPVLAFAIRHLGAVAGVEVTASHNPPRDNGYKVYLGDGSQIVPPADAEIAAEIAAIRALHDVPRPDSGWETLDEDVLEAYLARTDAVLAPDSPRTARTVYTAMHGVGKDTLLAAFARAGFPEPVLVTEQAEPDPDFPTVAFPNPEEPGAMDLSFAAARIANPDLIIANDPDADRCAVAVKENEDWRMLRGDEVGALLAAHLVARGARGVFAESIVSSSLLGRIAEKAGLPYEETLTGFKWIARVDGLRYGYEEALGYCVDPEGVRDKDGITAALLVTELASTLKEQGRTLLDALDDLAVAHGLHATDQLSVRVEDLAIITEAMAALRGTPPTELAGLRVAQAEDLTQGTATLPPTDGLRYTLDGEYRARVIVRPSGTEPKLKCYLEAVIPVEAHADLASARAEGTRVLNAIKRDLSTAAGI
- a CDS encoding PH domain-containing protein, whose amino-acid sequence is MKTPDSQPSVTEPVAAERAYRSPAGIAGGVLLLVMGAWLGFDALVNGDARTAWLAVAVLILVVPLVVAFTIRPAVYANEDRLRVRNPFRVITLPWASVADLRASYSSEVFTEGGDKYQLWAIPVSMRARKKANRRTGGRKDKSLNGAADFVPRKAAGDQSLDEIRELARDRADKPSAQGEPSIRWAYEIIAPAVVGAVLMAVLLLIG
- a CDS encoding gamma-glutamylcyclotransferase, translating into MSLYAAYAGNLDARLMTRRAPHSPMRATGWLSGWRLTFGGEHMGWEGALATLVEAPRSQVFVALYDIAPMDEDSMDRWEGVGLDIYRRMRVRVDTLEGEEPAWVYVLNGYEGGFPSARYLGELADAAESAGAPHDYVMELRKRPC
- a CDS encoding purine-nucleoside phosphorylase — translated: MNASVTPDNIQGAAGFDPRVAADAAATRLRELTGADTHDVALVMGSGWAPAVDALGTPEAEFPVTELPGFPPPAVEGHGGKIRSYKIGDKRTLVFLGRTHYYEGRGVASVAHGVRTAVAAGCKTIVLTNGCGGLREGMRPGQPVLISDHLNLTATSPIVGANFVDLTDLYSPRLRALCKEIDPSLEEGVYAQFPGPHYETPAEIRMARTIGADLVGMSTVLEAIAAREAGAEVLGISLVTNLAAGMTGEPLNHEEVLQAGRDSATRMGELLGKVLGRI